A section of the Phaseolus vulgaris cultivar G19833 chromosome 8, P. vulgaris v2.0, whole genome shotgun sequence genome encodes:
- the LOC137826843 gene encoding flavanone 3-dioxygenase 3-like translates to MEPQRNGASSFTSAVSLDQLGVSSVPHRYVLPPSQRPSPHLPVSTTPPIIDLSLLSRSNINEIRIACMEIGCFQVINHGIDQSVIDEALEVSTEFFNLPNDEQMRLFSEDVHKPVRYGTSLNQARDEVYCWRDFIKHYSHPISDWIHMWPSNPSNYRESMGKYVKAVQILQNQLMEMIFESLGLDRSYLHEEINGGSQTLAVNCYPACPEPGLTLGIHPHSDYGSITVLLQTRSGLEIKDKNNNWMPVPFVEGALVVQLGDQMEVMSNGQYKSVIHRATVNGDEKRFSIVSLHSFAMDRKMGPALELVDEQHPKSYKEFCFREFLDFISCNDIAKGRFLDTLKLNKP, encoded by the exons ATGGAGCCACAGAGAAATGGTGCTTCTTCGTTTACCAGTGCTGTGAGTCTTGACCAGCTTGGAGTGTCCTCTGTACCCCACCGTTATGTTCTTCCACCATCACAACGACCTAGCCCTCATCTTCCAGTATCCACCACTCCTCCCATTATAGATTTGTCTCTTCTTTCTAGATCAAACATCAATGAAATTCGAATTGCCTGCATGGAGATTGGTTGCTTTCAG GTTATTAACCATGGGATTGATCAATCAGTAATAGATGAAGCCCTAGAAGTCTCAACAGAGTTCTTCAACCTTCCTAATGATGAACAGATGCGTTTATTTTCTGAAGATGTTCACAAACCTGTTAGGTATGGAACAAGCCTTAATCAAGCTAGGGATGAAGTTTACTGCTGGAGagatttcatcaaacactactCCCATCCAATTTCGGACTGGATTCACATGTGGCCTTCAAATCCGTCAAATTACAG GGAGAGTATGGGAAAGTACGTAAAAGCTGTGCAAATTCTACAAAATCAACTGATGGAAATGATTTTTGAAAGCCTGGGGTTGGACCGCAGTTACTTACATGAAGAAATCAATGGAGGGTCGCAAACACTTGCAGTGAATTGCTACCCTGCGTGTCCAGAACCTGGTCTCACCTTAGGTATCCACCCTCATTCTGATTACGGCTCCATAACTGTGCTGCTTCAAACCCGTTCAGGCCTAGAAATCAAGGACAAAAACAACAACTGGATGCCCGTGCCTTTTGTGGAAGGAGCACTTGTGGTGCAATTGGGTGACCAAATGGAAGTTATGAGCAATGGACAATACAAGAGTGTCATTCACCGAGCAACGGTTAACGGGGATGAGAAGAGGTTTTCCATTGTGAGTCTTCACAGTTTTGCAATGGACAGAAAGATGGGTCCTGCACTGGAACTTGTTGATGAACAGCACCCTAAGTCCTACAAGGAGTTCTGCTTCAGGGAATTTCTGGACTTCATATCCTGCAATGATATTGCAAAGGGTAGGTTTCTTGACACTTTAAAGCTGAACAAACCCTAG